The DNA window CATCAAGATCACATGGTCCTGGGGGCAGGTGGACTAAAAgatagaggaaggagaaaatgggtaagaaaatagagaaacagaCCACTGACATAGTCCTCATGTCTTCAGATGTCCAGGATCTTTGCCTCCCTCTCATTGCACCATATTAGGCACTCGGGCACCTGGACTTCTTCTAGTTTCTTTCTTACCTGGGAATGGCCAAGTGGATATTTTCATAAACTTGGGTTTCTGGTTTGAAATGAGAAGTGGAATCATCTGTGGAAGAGCATAAAGAAGTGACAGAATGAttttacactcacacacacacacaaacacacacacacatatgcacacacaaaggAATTGCACTCCTGTTCACCTCTTACTGCCCACTCTCTCCTACTGGCAGAAATCAAGGGGAGTTTAGAGGCTGAGGAATGGAGAAGTCTAGGTTCCAGAGCCTTTTCTATAGTTCTGCTTAAatacctctttcccttcctccttctctggccaatacctctctctctttttttggggggggggggttgtttggtgtgacaattcaggttaagtgacttgcccagggtcacacagctagtaagtgttaagtgtctgaggttggatgagaactcaggtcctcctgaatccagggccagtgctctatccactgcaccacctagctgcccctcaacatctctctcaaggtgtgtgtgtgtgtgttttggagaAGGTAGACAAACCTCCATACTGAGCCCTGTGGTTCCGGCGTCTCCAGAGAACTATTCCCATGGCCAAGATGGTGACTCCCTGCCCCAGAACACAAAGCAGCAACAGGATCTTTTGGATATCCCAGGTTGGGGAGACCACACAGCGGGTAGGAGGGGCATCTGGGGAGGCCACAGCTAGAAGGAGAATAATCATTTTATTTAGcccattaaggtttacaaagtgttttgcatacttatctcatttgatctttatatctcatttgatcttcatgatgtaggtgctattgctATCTCCCAGAAACAGGCTGAAAGGGTTTAcataactttcccaggatcacatagttaattaagtgtttgaggtgagatgtgaactcaggatGAGGATGAAGGGTGGGGGGTGTGTGTATGCCTGTGAAAAGCTCTAATCCTTATTCCAAATTACATTCCATATAAAAATGGATGatttgagagcagctaggtggcatagtggataaagcaccagccttggattcaggaggacctgagttcacattccgcctcagtcacttgattcttactagctgcgtgaccctgggcaagttacttaacccccattgccctgcaaaaaacaaaaaaacaaacaaacaaacaaaaaacccaaatgtaatGATTGAACACTGCTCATTGCCTTTGACTTTCCTTCTATACAATTGTAAGTGTGATTAGAACAACCTGTTGCCACACATTCTACTGTCTACCTCAATTCCAAAGAGAAAAACCATATTGAAGAACTACATTATTTTCCAACTTCTTGATAATAGTGGGTGATTCTTCTAGTAATGCAATAGTACATGAAAGTGAATTCTGCCTTTCCCCCAGCCCATACCATTCCATCAAAAACTTCCTGTAATGGTCCTTTCTTCCTGAAATATGTGGatggtttcttttccctttccatggtTCTTCCCCAATCCCTGGAAATGGGCTCTGCCACGCCAAAGAGCATTATAAGTTGCTCTTTTCTGTCTAATGAGCTATCCCACTGGGAttattcttcttctctcctccccttccccttaccAGCAGGGCCCACATATACTTTCTATAGCAGCAATTCCATCAGAAACATTTTTGTGTGTTATTGTTTCCCCTTTCTACTCTACTAAAAAGCATTGTATTTGATCATTTTGGAATGCAGACCATTCTACCCAAAGTTCTTGGTTTCATCATCCTCTCTCCTctgtgatatatgtgtatgtatatgtatatacatatatatatgattcacatttatatagtgcatcaGTGTTTGTAAATTGTTTGactcacaataaccttgtaagaaatacaggtattattatccatgttttactgatgagaaaacagactcaatgtaaatgacttgcccaaggtcacaactcCAGTTCCTATACTATAATGGGttgttttataataataataataatagtaataacataaCTCTATTGTACTATCTACTACACAAGGTTATTGAAAAGAAAGTATTTTCCCCAAGACTTAAAGACCCATACAAATGTgaactatcatttttattattattccctacACCAAATTCACCTGTCAGGTTGAAACTGATGCCCTTGTCCTGAGGGAAAGTGCAACGGATACTTCTGGCCCTTCGGATCCGGGACTCTGATGTACCTTCTGCAGGACACACCATGAGAAGGGAAGCATCCTTTCCCATGAAAGTCTCCACCCTACCCTtcactttccccttcccttccagcCAAACCACAGAGTCCAGGAACACTGCTGAGACCACTGAACACACCAGTATTGAGCAGACAGAACCCTCAGCAGTCTTTGCTGATAGCTGGGAgcctgttggaaaaaaaaaaaagggatggaaGAATCTACTATATTACCCCATGTTCACCAATCCCCTGCAGTCAGAGTGAACAACCGGGGCAGCTAACAGCTTTTGCCTTgctttcttcatcatcttcagaGCTCAGTGTTCTCCCCATTTCATTTGGGACTCCCTTGGCCCCCTgtatcctctctctttcccccatccccaagaggTTCCATAAACCCCCTCTCACCTCTGATCACAGAGAGTTCATATACCCTCCAGTTCTGGTACCTGACATAGTTGCCAAGCACAGAACACCAGTATCGTCCTGCATCTTCCTCCTTAGCTTCTTCTAGCCACAGAGAATTATTCCTCAGCAGACTTAGTCTGACTTCCTTCACTGTCTTCCAAGCCTCTGCATGCTTGTTGGTCATGGAGATACGGATCACCTCGATAGTATTGGATCTGGATACGGGGCTTCGGAACCATGATAGCGTCTCGTCTCCATACAAGGTAGGTGGTTCAGGGCATGGAAGCTCCACATTCTCCCTGAGGGCCACATATGTGGACAGGATATCATCTGTGTAGAAGGAGGGTGAGTGTTAGGAGGTAATCCAAAAAGAGGGAACAGACCCCATCCCACCCACACCTGATtgacccctttcttcctttctccttattAGGCTTTGTCAGATTCTTGGTTatgctaggtggcaaagtagatagagtaccatgactggactcaggaagacctgagttcaaatctagcctcagatactaactagctgtgtattCCTGGACTAGTCAAttaacctatttgcttcagtttcccaatttgtaaaatggagataatagtagtacctaactcgcagggttgttgtaaggtaaatgagataataattgtagagtgctcacttagcacagtacctggcatgtagtaagcactatataaatgttaggttattattaatattacctGGTGGGGGGTACTCCTCAAGCTTTAGGATGTAGTTGgggagaagaatggaaggaaaatttcttccttttatagaaATGAAGACATAATGGGGGATGTAACCAAGCTCTAGCTGGAGAGGGAGAAATggatttccccttcctctttcccaagAATGGAAtcatgcggggcagctaggtggcgcagtggataaagcaccagccctggattcaggagtacctgagttcaaatccggcctcagacacttgacacatactagctgtgtgaccctgggcagtcacttaacccccactgccccgcaaaaaaaaaaaaaaaaaaaaaaagaatggaatcatGCAAAGGGGTTGGGAAATGATAGGAAAATGAACCAAACCCAATCTACATCTTGCCTTTCAAGACTCTTTCCAAGAATGGAGTTACCAAAACACATCTGAAAACACCAGACAAGGAAACTTAAGGAACCAAAGGAACCTTAAACAGAAGTATCACTCCAGAGAACCTTAACATTGGGTGGTGGATGACAGTGCTTATCCTACTCCAGCACCACTGCTAGATAGAGAAACCTGAgtcagtctctttttctttccccagctctGCCTCTAGGCAGTTCCTCCTACCATCCCTGGATCAAAATGGTTATGCTCTGTACCCTAATTGTTTCCACAGCCTCCCTGGCCGGATTTCATCATTAGATGTGGGGGTGGTAGAGATAATTGGTGATTCTCTTTTGTTGCTGTGGCAGTGAAGACTAAGGACACTTCCACCTTAACATCTGGCCAccccctccttcctcacctgtcATCTAGAGAAAAGTCTAAACCCCCTAATCCTAAGGACATTTTGAGGTCCCTACCTACTTACCAGATGAGATCTGTGGGATGAATGGGAGCAGGAGAAACAAGAAGTAGAAGAGTAGGCAAGCCATGGGGAGTGTCTACATAAGAATGCTTTCACAGGGAGATGGGGTATCATTAGAAGGAAAGAGGGTCAAGATAACAGACCTTAGTTCCAGGGGCCTGGATGACATGGTTCCCCTATGAggatgagaaggcaagcaataatAAACCAAGAGCTATTCTGTCCACTGGAGATAAGGGGAGAGTGGCCTCTCTGGTGCATGTGTTGGGGGAGTTCCTTTAGCCCTTCATCATCTCCTGGAGCTATCATATATGGAGGCGTCCATTTACCATTTCCTATAACACAAAAAGGACTATACTAGATAGAACATTATTCCATAATAAAGACTCTCAAGCCCATGCATAGTTTTTGGACTAGGAACACACACTGTCTTCAACACAGCACACAAGGAGGCAAAACAAGAGACggtttttaatacttttttaaaaagaacatatttttaaTGCTAGAGAGTCCCAAAATGCATATGATTTATGGTATAATCATTATGGTGAAGACAGTCTCTGCTAGAGACTAACAGGGGACACAATAAATCATGTATAGAATGGACAAATAGCTTGTCTCAGCTCTGTATTGCTTACCCTTTCTGCCCTATCCTCACTTTACTCAATCTGTTAAATCAATTGAGCAATTTACTTCCCTTTTCTAGACCTGTTTCCCTATCTTCAAAATGAACtaggtaatttcttttttgtttttttgtttgtttttttaagggcagtgagggttaagtgacttgcccagggtcacacagctagtgtcaagtgtcataggccagatttgaatttagctcctcctgaatgcagggctggtgctttatccactgcgccacctagctgccccaactaggtAATTTCtaagtttttgtgtgtgtgtttgtttttttacctagCTCCAGCCCTCTGTCACTgagtttttcttagcaaagaaaattataatgtaGTGGTCGTTGTTTCCTAGGTATACTTCTTATTCCTCCATCAGACTAGGGTTTCCCTGAGAGGAGGaatctaaatgtttttttttttaatttaaaattttattgacatttttaaaTCTCCTTCAATTCTTCTT is part of the Dromiciops gliroides isolate mDroGli1 chromosome 4, mDroGli1.pri, whole genome shotgun sequence genome and encodes:
- the LOC122726115 gene encoding lymphocyte antigen 6 complex locus protein G6f-like, whose amino-acid sequence is MACLLFYFLFLLLPFIPQISSDDILSTYVALRENVELPCPEPPTLYGDETLSWFRSPVSRSNTIEVIRISMTNKHAEAWKTVKEVRLSLLRNNSLWLEEAKEEDAGRYWCSVLGNYVRYQNWRVYELSVIRGSQLSAKTAEGSVCSILVCSVVSAVFLDSVVWLEGKGKVKGRVETFMGKDASLLMVCPAEGTSESRIRRARSIRCTFPQDKGISFNLTAVASPDAPPTRCVVSPTWDIQKILLLLCVLGQGVTILAMGIVLWRRRNHRAQYGDDSTSHFKPETQVYENIHLAIPSPPAPRTM